The DNA sequence GATCGTCTCCCTACACGTCGATACTTGCATCGTATTGGTATAATTCCAGATAATCTttgcaaaatttataaaatcgATACCGAATCACAAAATCAGATCTTTCTACATTGTCCAAACGTACAAATCTTATGGACACAACTAGGACTAAACAATATTATTAACCCTATCAATAGAATTTCAAGACCCTCACAATGGTTATTTCCTTTATTCCACAATACAAAAAATCACATGCCTCATAAAATTAACCAACAAACTTTCCTCTCCTTTACATTGTAGAACATTTGGCTTACTCGAAACGACAACAACTTTAATAACCTTCAACGCCCTATATACCCCAAATACATCAATAACCAAGCTCTTGAATTTACGAACTTGGCCagcaaactaaaaataaattacaAACCCCTAATACTGCCTCTAAAATGGATTCCTCCTAAACCAAACTATTTTAAATCAAACACGGACGGAGCATTGTCGGTAGCTACCTCCAAAGCAGGTGTGGGAGGGCCCATTCATGATTCCCAAGGGAATTGGATCATCGGATTTGTAGGGAATATCTCACCCACTAACAGCGTACATGCGGAATTACAAGCATTTTTTCTTGGGTTGGAGTTAGCAAATCGTCATCAGTTGGTTCCACTAGAAGTTAATGTGGATGCATCGGAGGTATTAACAATTATTAGGAATGACAACATGCATTATACTAAGCTTATTTCTGATTGCATACACCTCCTGGGCCAGTTGCATAATGCAACAATCACACATGTCTACAGAGAGGAGAATGGGGTAGCGGATAGATTAGCCAAGGAAGATTGTTCGATGGATCCAACTATGTCACCAACTGTTTTTGCATCGCCACCGGTTTTTGTTAGCAACATCTTACAACACGATCAAGTAGGAGGAATATGATATAGGAAGGTCAAACCAATGACAGATGCGCAGGCCCTACACATGGAAACTACAACAACACTTTTTGATGCACACAACGATGGACCTGCATCTATAGAAGCCAATGGAGTTACTATAGTGGAGAACTTTGTATTAATTAGTAATCAACCTTTAGTTTGTACAAAATTACCTCATAATCCTACTTGTAATAGTCAACAAACTAGCTCTCCTAATATGATGCACCATACGCATCACCCCCTCTGTAGAACTAGCTTTAAATAGTTAATGCGATATTATCTTTcataccaaaaaaaaaatctaGTCTACTTCTTATACAAGATGTATCTTTTGTATCACCTGCTTCGTCACCTGCTCAACTGTATTTTGTTGTCATGAAGATTGACGTtaggccaaaatgctatacttttagctagaggtgtacataggtcgggttggttcggatttttcaattatcaaaccaaaccaacggtgtcggatttttaaatttataaactaaatcaaaccaacaaagtcaaatttttcaatctcgatttttctcttatttttcgggttttttcgagttttcgaaatttttttcggtaaagtcttcatagcataaaatacgTAACTTGTGCTCTAAATAGTTCTTAAGTACTCGTAAAATAccactatataatgtattttctaagaaactaacacaataatatgagataagtcataacaGTATACTAAacattcaataacaaagataaaataataaaattacataaaataaatattgctaattaataagccataataaaaattaacataatctaaaaatactatataggtcatgctaaaataagtatagctaacaagtactaatattaattacataactaagcactaaagaaaaagataaactaagttatgcattttcattataaaccaatgtaaaactaaaataattattcaacaatatcgtcattcctagtattgaattgaatctcttttgttagcattagtattgatttgaaattTGTTTGAGCTACTACATTTATGGGcgttaaaatttatttaccattcaagaatgttaagtctaaacttcaaataatatgttaaaagataaaattgtaAAAAAGttaaagaaatatttataaattacattacagtAAACATTTATATGTACAAAATATttctaaaaattatataaatgtattatcgggtttgtttggtttcggtttgactttttttagttaaaaccaaaccaattatggtcgggttttattttccaataccaaaccacatcggatgtttttttcggtttgactcggattatcggtttggtgctgtttatagattttatttgtacacccctactttTAGCGcattactcgccctatattttgttggtttagtgaGATATTGTGCGACAATTGTGCTAAATTGTGTTGTTTTATGTTTAGAAACATCGGAATAAATCATCGAATGAAAGTTGCATAAACATAGGACAAAAACGCAAGAAAAGAGTCAAAGGCATCAAGTACCCAAATCGTGCTACAAACCAGGTTTCatgaggtctatagccaggttgaccgcactatagaccaggcttcacaAGGTCTATAGCCGGgtcgaccgcgctatagaccaggtttcgcgaggtctatagccaggttgaccgctcTACAGACCatgcttcgcgaggtctatagcacgGTAATTAAAAGTCGCGGGTTAAAAGACCCCAACCCGGATTTGGACCGGGGGATTGACATAAATACTCCCCAAACGAGTTATTCTAGGGTTGGACATGATTTTGGAGGAGAAAAGGGTTGCAAAGCACTGTGGAGCAAGGATCAAACGAGTTTTCCTTCCTTTATCTCTTTACTTTGTAGTTTAATGTATTTGAACATTATGTTAATGTTGTTGTATTTTTGAGAAGCTAAACTCTCTTATctaaggtttgatggaacctattggaggatgattttctactgcgtttaatatagatttgcgtttgatttttctctacatgttcaactatattttcattgttgttaattgaagagctTTCAATTAACTaagcctatttagtatgtatattACTCGagagagtacatatttaggtaattgttgaacaacaccactcctaacgtagttgagagatcgatacagagggtttaaaggcggtattagagataacgaagtcTTGGTGCGATTGTAGTGAGCGgtaaattagtgccagctagcgtagttcgagaaaATACGTCTattaaattgtggtagttgctcgagagagagctacgCCAATAAAAGTACTCACGATTGATAGAGAATATTTAGTCAAATTCATAGAAAATGTAGcggaaagattccgacaataaggaaaatcataaccttagactttttcaaatcttgtctacaacatttgcttataaattactgcatttttaatttctttgatcttagttagtaaactctcaaattgttatataatatttctgaaggttCATTACTTGAATTCATGCAAAACTATTGGTTGTAATTAGTATGTTATTTTCATGTGGGATTCATCTCCGAACTTGTAAACtgaattatatttgcaacgaccgctagacctcttaggaggcatagttgggcatgatcaaattttggcgtcattgTCGGGTAAGCAACAATGTTATTAATTACAGCTAGAATAGTTTctaggattcttagtttagtCAATTTTCTCCATTTTACTTAATTACATTGAATttctaacgtttgtagtcttgtTTGTTATAGGTGTATGCCTAGAaactccccaagaactggtgaattgctTGAAGCATTACTGGATCCTGAgaaagctttcaaggcaataaatTGTGCAAACAGGAAAGACAAACGACAACAACAACCAAGAGAACAAATTGAATTAGACATGGGTGACGTTTTGAGTAATCAAGACAATCGAAACAATGTGAATGACCCGAACAATCAAGGTGTGgcgcctcttgtgccagaagcaacTTATaagattgggcacaacccaccacTGAAAATTTGACAACTGCAATTACAGTCCCTCAAGTACAAGCAGAGTCATTTCAAATCACTAACaacatgctacatctgctgcaaaACAAGGGACTTTTCTccgggtcttacattgaagattCACAACAACATCTAAAAAAAATTCTATCAATTTGTGTCACGCAAAGGCAACCGAATGTGACACCAGAAGCAATAAGACTGTTGTTGTTTCCATTCTTAGTGACAGGAGAAACCAAGACTTGGCTTAATTCGCTCCCCATAAATTCCATCaccacttgggaggaattagtcgaGTAGTTTTTGAATAAGTTCTACCCGCCCAATAAAAATGCCAATCAAGTTGATGAAATATTGAGATTCGGGTAAAAACCAACTGAAATATTACAAGAAATGTGGGAGAGATTCAAAGGTATgttggttaagtgtccacatcatggaaTTCCAGAACAGATGTTGGGACAACGGTTTTACATGGGATTGACGGATAACTTGAAGGCCAATATTGATGCTTCAGTAGGTGGAGAATTTTTTAGCAAGTCATTTAGAGAGTGTAAGATCATGCTAGATAAATGGCTCAAAATTCATGATGGATGACAATAGACactacaatcacccatatagtTCACTCAGTAGCATTGGACCCGAACAACTCCATAGCCGAGAATATGGCTACTCTGAtgacgcaaatgagtatcctcaccaagaaAATTGATGAATCAGGCTAGAATCAGGTACACGTAGTTAATACGACTAATGGGGGaatatgtacaccatgcattaaccaaccatatgtgTGCGCGTGGAGTGGTGAAAGTGACAACCAGAACTATCAGGAGAATATGAACTACATGGGCAACTATGGAGGCCAGaagcaaggtggtcagaattggggacAGCAAAATCAATAGTATAGACCAGCACAACAACAGTACAATAACACCAACAATTTtggagctatgcgaccacagggtcaagtagtgccttaccaaaggcaacaaggATACAACCAGCAAAATCAACAGCTaacttatcaacaacctcaacaacaacagatagtgAGACAAGATAATGGGTTATCTGAAATTAAAGTAATGTTGCAATAACTCATTGGGGCCAgcgggaaaatggaagaaaaggtCCACCAAATGCAAGAAAAGGTAGTGCCACATGAATCAGCTATCAAAAGTATTGAGATTCAACTAGGGAAATTATCCATGGCCCTTAACAGCCGTCCTCAAGGGACGTTACCTACGGACACACATGTCAATCTAAAAGAGTAGGGCCTGAAGCAGCTTATGGCGGTGAGCTTGAGCAATGGTAAAGATCTTGATTTAGAGCAAGAAATCGCTCGTGAGAGCCGGTCAACTGAAATACTTGTGTCATTGCCAATTGAGTTAGATGAGTCAACCGAGCTAACAAAAGTAAGAGTGTAGTCAGCACAAGAGGAAATAAACAAGGAAAAAGAGGTTGCAGAGGAGACTGAGAAAATGCAAGAGAAGGCATTAGAAAAAGTGCCTGAGCAGAATCTAACTCAAGCCGCAGGAAAGAAGCGAGCTCCAGCACACTTCCCATAGAGGttggccaaatatcagaaggatgagcagtacaaaaaattcatggaaatgctgaagcaaattcagGTAAACATTCCTCTAATTAATGCTTTGAGGGacatgcccggttatgcaaaaatgatgaaggacttgatgtctcgtaagttcGACTTCCAAGACTTGGCAATTGTCACATTGACACAGACCTGTAGTGTTGTTGTGACAAGACCTATAGCTGAGAAGTTAACCGATCCTGGAAGCTtcacaattccatgcaccatagGTAGCTATGCATTTGCCAAAacattgtgtgatttgggagcaagtATAAATCGGATGCCATTGTCTATCTATAAAacgttaggcattggaagagcaaggCCAACATCCATGTTACTACAACTAGCTTACCGAACGGTGAAAAGGCCATCTGGTATACTTGACGATGTACTTGTGCAAGTTGGAAAATTCGTGTTtccagcagattttgtcattttggactgccaggttgatgaagagattcccataattttgggaaggccattcttggccACAGGGATAACTCTGATTGATTGTGAAATGGAGGAGCTAAAGATGAGGCTgaataatgaagaaataacatttaATGTGCAACAGACTATGCGACGACCAGTGAGTTTGCAAATTGCTCTTTGTTAGACACAATGGATGTGATCATGGATGAAGATGATGAGGCACTTAATGTAAAAGACCCTCTTACAGCCTgcctcatgaacttagaagaagtAAATAGTGAAGACTTGGCGGAATGGGTGTTAGCTCTTCAAGGGCAAGGGTACTGGAAAAAAGAGCTCGAATTCGAGCCTTTACACTCGGAAGAAAGAAAGACCCCTCCAACAAAGCCATCGAACGAAGCGCCACCACAATTGGAGCTGGAACCGTTACCATCTTACCTCaagtatgctttcttgggacctaactcgACTTTACATGTTcttatctcatctggtttgttagatgtgagggtagaacaacttttgcaggtgttGAAAAGAGTGCAAGAGTGCAATTGATTAGACCATTGCAGACATTAAGGGTATCAACCTGGCCTTatgtatgcataagattctactgcaagatgggcacaaaccttccagagaaaatcaaagaaggttgaacccTAACATGAAAGAAGTTGTAAAGAAGGAAGTGAttaagtggttagatgcgggaattATTTTTCCCATATCAGATAGGAGCTAGGTCAGCCCAGTTCAGTGTGTTCCAAAGAATGGTGGGATGACTGTTGTGCTAAATGAGAGCAACGAGTtgatctcaacaagaatagtcatGGGATGGCAAATTTGCATGGAgtacagaagattgaacaaggccacccaAAAAGATCATTTTCCCTTGTCGTTTATTGATCATATGTTAGATAGATTGGTATGGAGGTACCAattttgtttcttggatggatacTCGAGGTATAATCAGATATCTATTGCCCTAGAGGATAGAGAAAAAATGTcattcacctgtccatatggCATTTACGCTTTTCAGAGAATGTCGTTTGGTCTATGCAATGCACCTGCCATATTCCtaaggtgcatgatggccatgtTCATGGATATGGTAGAAGGCATaatggaggttttcatggatgacttttcagtGGTAGGAAACTCTTTCAATGGTTGCCTTAAGAATCTGAAGAGAGTGTTGCGGAGATGTATGGAGACTAATCTGGTGTTAAACTAGgaaaaatgccatttcatggtgcGAGAAGGTCTAGTCTTGGGACACCTAGTGTCAAGTAAGGGCATTGAGAGGTATCATGCTAAGCTCGATATAATAGAGAAATTTCCACCACCCACTTCTGTCAaggcaataagaagtttccttggtcacGCCGGTCTCTATAGGCGtttcataaaagatttttccaagatTGCTAACCCTTTGTGTAAATTGATTGAAACAAatcacccttttgtgttttcTAATGACTACATGGTAGCTTTTGAGGTATTAAAGAAGAGGTTGGTGTCTGCACCTATCATAGTTGCACCCAACTAggagcaaccatttgagctgatgtgtgatgcaagtggaCATGCTGTGAGAGCAGTACTTGGGTAGAGaaaagataaaatcatgcatccaatctactatgcaagtagaacATTGAATGGTACTCAACTGAATTACATAGTGACAGAGAAAGAGATGCTAGCAGTGGTGTTCGTATTTGACAAATTCAAGTCCTACTtgataggctcgaaggtaattgtttatactgaccatgctgctctcaggtacctaattTATAAGAAGTAGTCAAAGTCGTGCCTGATTCTATGTGTGCTACTGCTGCAAGAGTTTGACTTGGAAATCCGTGACCGAAAGGAAACGGAAAACCAAGTTGATGAACACTTGTCCAGGCTTGAAGGAGCTGAAAAGAGTGTTGAATTGGAAGAGATCATGGAGACTTTCCCAAATGAACAACTGTTAGCCATGATCCTTGAGGtagcgccatggtatgcagacattgcaaactacctaGCAAGCGCTATTGTTCCCTATGACTTGTCTTCTGTGtagaagaaaaagttctttcgtgattGTCGTATGTATTTGTGGGATAAACCATATTTGTTtaggatttgtattgataacatgATCCAAAGATGTATTCCCGAGATAGACCAAgcttctgttttgcaggcatgTCATGCTTCGCCTAATGGATGccattttggaggagtaaggacaACTACTAAAGAGCTGGAGTCAGGATTTTATTGGCCGATgttgtttaaagatgcacacttTTGGGTAAAGAGTTGTGATGAGTGTCAAAGGATGGGGAATATTTCCCGtcgacatgagatgcccatgaacccaattcaagaggtagAAGTTTTTTATGTATGAGGAATcgactttatgggaccatttgtcagCTCATACAACAACAAGTATATACTCGTAGCAACGGACTATGTCTCGAAATGGGTAGAAGTTGTAGCACTCTcaacaaatgatgcaaagggaGTTATTgattttttaagaaaaaatatcTTCACCCGATTTGGAACTCCAAGAGTGATCATCAGTGATGGAGAAACTCACTTCTGCAATCGAGCCTTCgcaaagttgctggaaaaataTGGCGTACGCCATAAGGTTGCCACTCTGTATCACCCACAAACAAGTGGGCAAGTTGAGGTGTCAAACAGAGAAATCAAGAATGTTTTAACCAAAATTGTAAATGCTACTCGGACTGATTGGGCGAGAAAATTgaatgatgcactatgggcttaccATACTGCATTTAAAACTCTGATTGGTATGTCACCGTACTAATTGGTGTTTagaaaggcatgtcacttaccgGTGGAGCTAGAGCATAGAGCTTTTTGGGCATTAAGGCAGTTAAATTTAGACGTGGAGGCCGCTGGTACGAGTAAAGTCATAAAGCttcatgaacttgatgagttctgTTACCATGCTTTTGAGATAACCAGGTTGTACAAGGAAAAGATGAAGATCATGCACGATAAGCATATTCAAGAAAGGATTTTCAAACCCGGAGATGTTGTGTTGTTATATAATTCAAGATTGAAACTATTTCCGGGTAAGCTGAAATCTAgatggtcgggaccatttagAGTGGTGCAAGTACTCTCAAGTGTAGCTGCAGAAATTGAATCTGGTGATGGAACGAACATGTTTAGAGTCAATGagcaaaggttgaaacattaccttgACATGGAGGAGGAAAAAGTTGTATCGATGATTAATTTGAAGGAGCCTTAAGTGTTGAGTGAACCTTAAGTGTGATCGCTTGTATCGTGTCGTGACGATAAACCCGGAGATGTTGTGTTTGTTTTTATGCACTAACAAATGTTTAGCTAACTCTTTGTGCTTAAACAGGTAATGGAGAACGATGGGAGGTCATGAATCTTGGAGTCGCTCACAAAACGAAATAAAAATTGCATATGTACGCTCCAAACAAAGTTGCATACCTCGCATTTCTTAGCAAAATGCATAGCGTACCTGGCAACAAAACGCGCGTCGCCAACCTTTTATCTTGCTATACAACTCGAGTCGCCAGGGAGGTAGCGAGGTCCACCTCGCGGTAGACCTCGTGACGCTAGCTTCCCAGCTCGATGTAGAGCTCGCCTCGCCCAatcccttgatcattatagagcTCACGTCATAAGTATTCCAGTGCGCTATAGACATCCCGTCGCGAGAGATGTAGCGAGGACCACCTCGCGGCAGACCTCGCAAAGCATGATGTCCATATCGTTGTATAGATCGCGGTGCCAGGTAAGTTCTAGCAACGTAATTTTTACCTTGGTTTTATTTTAACTTATTTCTATTAAAACACCACACAAACATACACACACCTTAGTTAAAATATAACACAACTATCCTATTTTACCCTCCCTCTCACACACAAACTCCATTGAAGACTTTCACTCACCCTTTCTGTTAGTCACTTGAAACTTCAATTGAAGAGCGCTTCCTCCTCCTAAGCATCTAAGTTATGTTTCTAACTCTTTTCTTTGTCAAAAATTCGAATTGAGTTAAGTAATGCAACTCCACAACTTTTGGGTATATCAATGTGCTTGCTCGCCTTAATCCCATAAACCTCATatgattggtattgttgttgtgtaCAAGGGTGATAACATGAAATCACCAAGCTGATTTGGGGAGGGTGAGGCAATCCGTCATTCCTACAACCACATTGACAACACTAATGCACGCTAAGTGTTTGTCTAAATGTCTCAAAGGCATTCTTTGCCCAAATGGAGTTCTAGTCTCCGAGATTGTAATACTAGTGCTATGTTGCCTTGCAACACTCCAAATTGCAAGTTTAGGTGGGCTCACTGGTAACTATATGCATCACAATTCTAGTAAATATCAGTTTGCCATTGCTTGATTCTCATGCTAAAATAAAGAGGTGAAGTTTGAGTAGCCTCAAAATGGTTGAACATCATGTCATGAACTCTTATGTGTGGGGTCGCAATACCATATTTTGAAGTGAGTCATATTCTCTACAATTGCGGAACGTTCACTTATGTAGGTACGAATATGCATCCTAAGAAAGACGATGGTAAAGGCAAGGGCAAAGCTACTACTCCTACTAAGTCCAAGGCTTCCTCCGGACCTCTACCGAAAAAGAGAAAAGGAGGGGAGGCCACTTCAAGCCAAGTTTAAGGGTTGCAAGCAGCTGCAGCTATAGCAGGCACACACCCACAACTTGAGGGACAACGAGAATTTGGACTGAAGAGCATACCCCCATCTGCCAAGGACTGGTACAAGCTTTGTCGGCTGAGACATATACATTATGAGTCAGCTTTGCATGAGCGTCGCCTACAAGCTAAGTATCAATCAATTTGGAAAGGTATTCATGatcttgggttaagctacgtgtTTGGAAACACCGGGGATATCAATGTAAACCTTGTTCGGGAGTTTTATGTCGATTTTGATCTGAATGATCCCGAGCAGTTGGTGCCTATTCGGGGAAGGTTGATCGATTTTTCGGTATCAATTATATGCAATTTTTTGGGAGCTCCGGATGTTCCACAGGAACCCTTGGATAACTTCATCACCCGTCCAACATATCGAGTATTGAGACACATTATCTATGGTGTAAATTCTATGGTGGCTTGGGTTCGTGACAAGAAGACCCAACGCCATAGGAAATTTCCAAAGAAAAAAATGAAGCCGGAAGCTTAGGTGTGGTTGAAATTGATCAACACGCGACTACTACCATGCAACCATGGGACTTTTACTAGACGCGAAAGGATATGCGTGATATACTTCCTAATGACTGGTCAGAAAGTGAATGTGGGCCACTTAATATGCTACCAGATGGCCCAGGTGAGAACAAGCAAGAGAATTGATAGATTGTCCTTCGGTAACATGTTGACTCAGTACCTAAGAAAAGAAGAGGTGGAGTAGGAACGGTATTTTGATATAGTCATTCCTCCACATCACAAGCATCTGGGTTAAGGAGGAGAATGTCATGTCCACAATGACAGGTATCGAGCACAATGCTCGAGATGACAGCTTTATGGCCCATttatatgggatgatggatttaCAACTCAGGATTGGAGGAAGGCCGACCACTACGGAGGAAATGGCCATTTTTTAGGAGCGTTTTCCGCTCAATGCTCACGCCCAACAAATGGTTGGGCTTGAAGCTGGCCAAAGACTCCCAGAGGATGAGCATATCAACGCATCAAAGTGTTGCGAGGCCGAGCTAAAGAAATCCGACGAGGAGGATGATGATGATGTAGATGAGGGAGCAGAGGATGATGACTGGACAACTGCAGATGGAGCCTTCAAAGATGAGGGCGAGGACGAAGACTAATCGGGGAGTATTTCCTACCCCCTTACCTATTTTTGTTTATTTGTTTAgcgtatatatatattggggacaATGCATGAACTAAGTATGGGATGAGAGGTATTCTCAGTCATTTATAAATATTAGATAAACTAATTAGTTCgtgtgtttaattttttttattttactttttagctTCATAATTCCCCTTATAAAAAAATGACTGGATTTTTTCCGACGATGAATCTCTTaggcagttttcttgagggactaaagtctaataatatatatatatatatatatatatatataggtctttgtattattttagatagtaataatcccttgtggtttttctttgtgccgcggttctttttcacgGGATGTagttgaaccgggtagtagtttttaTTTTGTCTTTAGATTAGAATAGGATATGGAATAAAAGAATGAAAAAATAAGAATTGCTAGGCACCTTTGACTattttgatagtagcatatttaggttCTAGCATGTGTAGTACCTTCCCTATGGTTTGAAAATGTTATGATGCCTTGTTGAGTAATACCATGTTTATTGACGCCTATATCTCATTTTCTTGGCTTGTGTCACTTTGTGCTCgatgcttaatattttgtggctcTGTGAATACTTGCAATTGTTTGAGAATAGGAATGGAGTCGTCCTTGGTgaatcatgtgccatgtgtggtgagaaattGTATAGTCTGTGTTATTGTATTAGAGTCTAGAACTTTTCCGGCATGttagttgaagcgaaattttaggttttaCTCGGttagaaaaatgattttaggctttctttgatctctttgaactTAATGCCTAccacaaataaaatttatccatAGTCAAActttttgagcctatagacttttatttggcaaccacattacaagcctatacccatttgttcttaattatcattattttgaTCCTTGTATCTCGTAAAGCATTTTAATTAAGATGTGagcgctagaagaagtaaggattaagtgtggggtgactttcgagtggaaccaatgaaagaaagaagggtgcacttgttttgtaaattaatacaccactagcggaaacttaaaaaaaaatagtaatcttgttcttgctagtgggtatggattaaagtagtgcttaaagaaagaggaaatacttTGAggatgatattgtttgtgaaaataCAGTTAGGTTGAAAAACAATGCGCTTAAAGTtaattatgtgatgtgttaaagtattTAGGAGTGTTggtcactattcctaaatttatCCAACCCGTCCTTAAGCCAACATTACTAACATAAAAAGTCCTAAGTGATTTTAGACCGAGCGAGCCTATATTAGTAGAGGTCTACATAatgggaaagcctatggtactttgtgcatgcatgtaacttctttgtgagagtgagggatttctttgatatatgagaatccttaaaatatatttgagcatttgattcgaatgtgtgaat is a window from the Nicotiana tomentosiformis chromosome 10, ASM39032v3, whole genome shotgun sequence genome containing:
- the LOC138900455 gene encoding uncharacterized protein gives rise to the protein MEMLKQIQVNIPLINALRDMPGYAKMMKDLMSRKFDFQDLAIVTLTQTCSVVVTRPIAEKLTDPGSFTIPCTIGSYAFAKTLCDLGASINRMPLSIYKTLGIGRARPTSMLLQLAYRTVKRPSGILDDVLVQVGKFVFPADFVILDCQVDEEIPIILGRPFLATGITLIDCEMEELKMRLNNEEITFNVQQTMRRPVSLQIALC